From the genome of Variovorax sp. RA8, one region includes:
- a CDS encoding ABC transporter permease codes for MNPVNMALIARPEAESKPEPRRAEAHPAGRPVVSLPAPPGPGARLVGRLSRLALPIVLLLAWQLVSTRVLDETTRALLPPPTAVAAAAWELLMSGDLFRHLYDSLRREFTAFAWSLIAIPIGVAMGWWKSVNDQVDSLVEVLRPIPPLAWIPLSILWFGVGDTQNEFIIFLGIFFPILLNTVAGVRGVEPNLVRAARCLGGGESAVLRRVVLRAALPQIVTGVRVGLGVGWMALVAAELVGANSGLGFLINDARTLLRTDIVIVGMIAIGLVGLALDLLIRAISRHVAPWSRAMQQ; via the coding sequence ATGAATCCAGTGAACATGGCCCTGATCGCCCGTCCCGAGGCCGAAAGCAAGCCCGAGCCCCGCAGGGCAGAGGCCCATCCCGCGGGTCGCCCGGTCGTCAGCCTTCCGGCGCCGCCGGGCCCCGGTGCGCGGCTCGTTGGCCGGCTGTCGCGACTGGCATTGCCGATCGTGCTGCTGCTCGCCTGGCAGTTGGTCAGCACGCGCGTGCTGGACGAGACCACGCGCGCGCTGTTGCCGCCGCCAACGGCGGTGGCAGCGGCAGCCTGGGAACTGCTGATGTCCGGAGACCTCTTTCGCCATCTCTACGATTCGCTGCGCCGCGAGTTCACGGCCTTCGCCTGGTCGCTGATTGCGATTCCCATCGGGGTCGCGATGGGCTGGTGGAAGTCGGTCAACGACCAGGTCGATTCGCTGGTCGAGGTCCTTCGGCCCATTCCGCCCTTGGCCTGGATACCGCTGTCGATCCTCTGGTTCGGCGTGGGCGACACGCAGAACGAGTTCATCATCTTCCTGGGCATCTTCTTCCCCATCCTGCTCAACACGGTGGCGGGGGTGCGCGGCGTGGAACCCAACCTCGTGCGGGCCGCGCGCTGCCTGGGAGGCGGAGAGAGCGCGGTGCTGCGCCGCGTGGTGCTGCGCGCGGCGCTGCCGCAGATCGTCACCGGCGTGCGCGTCGGCCTCGGCGTGGGCTGGATGGCGCTGGTCGCAGCGGAGCTCGTAGGTGCCAACTCCGGGCTTGGCTTCCTGATCAACGATGCGCGCACGCTGCTGCGCACCGACATCGTCATCGTGGGAATGATCGCGATCGGCCTCGTTGGCCTGGCGCTCGACCTGTTGATCCGTGCCATCAGCCGCCACGTCGCGCCGTGGTCGCGGGCCATGCAGCAATGA
- a CDS encoding ABC transporter substrate-binding protein encodes MTTRMTRFPLKRRTLLAGATAALLAGMAPAMAQTTDDPAAWGWPGPYEKVSDKSVQWLKDKGWWPIQVAFQAPWSGQNTVNVVMDRMGLMTKRGVEAKWTAFASGPAINEVLISGRYQVGSGGNFPFTTLVDRKIPVKSIAIESPNLLHALVVPNDSPIKSIKDLKGMNPPATIGLVTGSSGEFYFQMAAKLNGLDIGKDVILKNMAPGEQMSLPKGITGVVSWDPTPTMMVEERKNGRIVDSIFPYNIYEGTFYLRSEMIENAPDVAQAFSDAFAEATLWTRQNPEKAAALLGEDASLKNYSKEILLQQVKAYTLLYKPTHIFPDGTFYGKANEPIYKWLYEAKRITRPLTAADFAAAVDDRFMRKTFDKLGWAVPKQPPFLPAGWSGKPEAPPYPEYASVLNLKEPQPFPEPADLTRPWSIGGKTFQP; translated from the coding sequence ATGACGACACGGATGACGCGATTTCCCCTGAAACGCCGCACGCTGCTGGCCGGCGCGACGGCTGCATTGCTGGCCGGCATGGCACCCGCCATGGCACAGACCACGGACGATCCCGCTGCCTGGGGTTGGCCCGGACCCTACGAGAAGGTCTCGGACAAATCCGTCCAGTGGCTCAAGGACAAGGGCTGGTGGCCGATCCAGGTCGCATTCCAGGCGCCGTGGTCGGGCCAGAACACGGTCAACGTCGTCATGGACCGCATGGGACTGATGACCAAGCGCGGCGTGGAAGCCAAGTGGACCGCCTTCGCATCCGGCCCCGCCATCAACGAGGTGCTGATCTCCGGCCGCTACCAGGTCGGCAGCGGTGGCAACTTCCCGTTCACGACGCTGGTGGACCGCAAGATCCCGGTGAAGTCGATCGCCATCGAAAGCCCGAACCTGCTGCATGCGCTGGTCGTGCCCAACGATTCGCCCATCAAGTCGATCAAGGATCTCAAGGGCATGAATCCGCCGGCCACCATCGGACTGGTGACCGGATCGTCGGGCGAGTTCTACTTCCAGATGGCTGCCAAGCTCAACGGGCTCGACATCGGCAAGGACGTGATCCTCAAGAACATGGCGCCGGGAGAACAGATGAGCCTGCCCAAGGGAATCACAGGCGTGGTGTCCTGGGACCCGACGCCGACGATGATGGTGGAGGAGCGCAAGAACGGCCGCATCGTCGACAGCATCTTTCCCTACAACATCTACGAGGGCACCTTCTACCTGCGCAGCGAGATGATCGAAAACGCGCCGGACGTCGCGCAGGCTTTCTCCGACGCGTTCGCCGAGGCCACGCTGTGGACGCGGCAGAACCCTGAAAAGGCGGCTGCGCTGCTGGGCGAGGATGCCAGCCTCAAGAACTATTCGAAGGAGATCCTGCTGCAGCAGGTGAAGGCGTACACGCTGCTCTACAAGCCGACGCACATCTTCCCGGACGGAACGTTCTACGGCAAGGCGAACGAGCCGATCTACAAGTGGCTCTACGAGGCGAAACGCATCACGCGGCCGCTCACCGCTGCCGATTTCGCGGCGGCAGTGGACGACCGCTTCATGCGCAAGACCTTCGACAAGCTCGGCTGGGCGGTGCCCAAGCAGCCGCCCTTCCTGCCCGCCGGCTGGAGCGGCAAGCCGGAGGCGCCGCCGTACCCGGAGTACGCGAGCGTGTTGAACCTGAAGGAGCCGCAGCCCTTTCCCGAACCGGCCGACCTGACCCGGCCCTGGAGCATCGGCGGCAAGACCTTCCAGCCTTGA
- a CDS encoding pyruvate carboxylase subunit B, giving the protein MNPSRRERPDTAAARSYGLVDVTLRDAHQCLWSTRMTTPMMTPILSRIDDVGYEFINILGGAVFDVQVRFLKENPWERIGILCNRLRTPCDGLTRGQSLYTFELFPDDVVRLNSKVLAARGLKVLTVYDALNDMRNIESSVLSAHEFGMQVNAMLVYTLSPVHTDDYYVERTRELVAQDVEYITVKDPTGLLTPQRAETLFPAIVAAAGGIPLQLHMHCQSGLATQVHEVAMRTGFRYGHTASEPLANGASHPSTEEIDDRARALDFATGIDRHALKDVSGYFALLAERERKPLGQVAQYDPALYEHQVPGGMISNLRSQLHGMGMEHRLPEILEEAARVRKDLGYPILVSPFAQYIVTQSVLNVVQGERYKTIPDEVRKYAMGSYGRLAGTPSQEFMARARIRSEDVSRERAAFELQPWVPRLRAELGASASEEDLLLAAFYDRSLIEPLKTAHAPMYESTTPLKELVRYIESCKDVQQARVRYGNAEITLVA; this is encoded by the coding sequence ATGAATCCCTCCCGACGCGAACGACCCGATACGGCTGCCGCCCGTTCATACGGCCTGGTGGACGTGACCTTGCGCGATGCGCACCAATGCCTGTGGTCGACCCGAATGACCACGCCGATGATGACGCCCATCCTGTCGCGCATCGATGACGTCGGCTACGAGTTCATCAACATCCTCGGCGGCGCGGTGTTCGACGTGCAGGTGCGCTTTCTTAAGGAGAACCCCTGGGAGCGCATCGGCATCCTCTGCAACCGCCTGCGCACGCCCTGCGACGGGCTCACGCGCGGCCAGAGCCTCTACACCTTCGAACTGTTTCCGGATGACGTGGTCCGGCTCAACTCGAAGGTGCTCGCCGCGCGCGGGCTGAAGGTGCTGACCGTGTACGACGCACTGAACGACATGCGCAACATCGAGTCGTCCGTCCTGTCGGCGCACGAGTTCGGCATGCAGGTCAACGCGATGCTGGTCTACACGCTGTCGCCGGTGCACACCGATGACTACTACGTCGAGCGCACGCGCGAACTCGTGGCGCAGGACGTGGAGTACATCACCGTGAAGGATCCGACCGGCCTGCTGACGCCGCAGCGTGCCGAGACGCTGTTCCCGGCCATCGTGGCGGCCGCCGGCGGCATTCCGCTGCAGTTGCACATGCATTGCCAGTCCGGTCTGGCCACGCAGGTGCACGAAGTCGCCATGCGCACGGGCTTTCGCTACGGACACACGGCTTCGGAGCCGCTGGCCAATGGCGCCTCCCATCCATCGACCGAGGAGATCGACGACCGTGCACGCGCTCTCGACTTCGCCACCGGCATCGACCGCCACGCGCTCAAGGACGTCAGCGGCTATTTCGCGCTCCTTGCCGAGCGCGAGCGCAAGCCGCTCGGGCAGGTCGCGCAGTACGACCCCGCGCTGTATGAGCACCAGGTGCCCGGCGGCATGATCTCGAACCTTCGCTCGCAGCTGCACGGCATGGGCATGGAGCATCGCCTGCCCGAAATCCTCGAAGAGGCAGCACGCGTTCGCAAGGACCTGGGCTACCCGATCCTGGTGAGCCCGTTCGCGCAGTACATCGTCACCCAGTCGGTGCTGAACGTGGTGCAGGGCGAGCGCTACAAGACCATTCCGGATGAAGTGCGCAAGTACGCGATGGGCTCCTACGGCCGGCTCGCTGGCACGCCATCGCAGGAGTTCATGGCACGCGCACGGATCCGCAGCGAGGACGTCTCGCGCGAGCGTGCGGCTTTCGAGCTGCAGCCCTGGGTGCCCCGGCTGCGCGCGGAACTCGGCGCTTCGGCGAGCGAGGAAGACCTGTTGCTGGCTGCCTTCTACGACCGCAGCCTGATCGAGCCCCTGAAGACCGCACACGCCCCCATGTACGAGAGCACGACGCCATTGAAGGAGCTCGTGCGCTATATCGAATCGTGCAAGGACGTGCAGCAGGCACGCGTGCGCTACGGCAACGCCGAGATCACGCTGGTGGCCTGA
- the accC gene encoding acetyl-CoA carboxylase biotin carboxylase subunit gives MTKAMAPSNDGQVIRRVLVANRGEIAVRVQRACRELGLEVVQVYSEADRDSLAVQMADYAVCIGPARASKSYLLGERVVEAAKALRADAIHPGYGFLSENAAFARLCESEGVRFIGPPGDVIALMGDKASARAMAVAAGVPVTPGSSGTVSSPAEAKAIAADLGYPVILKAVAGGGGRGMRVVEREADLAASFESASREATAAFGDGTMYVEKYLVNIRHVEIQILSDGDNVLHLGERDCSSQRRNQKLVEESPSPALSTALRDAMGEAAVRLCRHVGYRSAGTIECIVDPAAQRFYFMEMNTRVQVEHPVTECVTGIDVVKEQIRIAQGEPLVIRQSQVQLSGHAIECRINAEDPARNFMPSPGRVDAFRVPGGPGVRVDSHVFSGYVIPPDYDSLIAKLICWGRDREEALARMRRALTELRVDGVHTTAPFLLRLIDSAAFRQGAVHTRFVESFIQETSS, from the coding sequence ATGACCAAGGCGATGGCGCCGTCGAACGACGGCCAGGTTATCCGCCGCGTGCTGGTGGCGAACCGTGGCGAAATTGCCGTGCGTGTGCAGCGCGCGTGCCGCGAGCTCGGTCTGGAAGTGGTGCAGGTGTATTCGGAGGCCGACCGCGATTCGCTCGCCGTGCAGATGGCCGACTACGCGGTTTGCATCGGGCCGGCTCGCGCGAGCAAAAGCTACCTGCTGGGCGAGCGTGTGGTGGAAGCGGCCAAGGCGCTGCGTGCCGACGCGATCCATCCCGGCTACGGCTTTCTGTCGGAGAACGCCGCCTTCGCGCGCCTGTGCGAGAGCGAAGGCGTGCGCTTCATCGGCCCGCCGGGCGACGTGATCGCCCTCATGGGCGACAAGGCATCGGCGCGGGCGATGGCCGTCGCGGCCGGCGTGCCGGTGACGCCGGGGTCCTCCGGCACCGTGAGCTCGCCCGCCGAGGCGAAGGCGATCGCGGCCGACCTCGGGTATCCGGTGATCCTCAAGGCGGTGGCCGGCGGCGGCGGCCGTGGCATGCGCGTGGTCGAGCGCGAGGCCGACCTCGCCGCGAGCTTCGAATCGGCATCACGCGAGGCCACCGCGGCCTTCGGCGACGGCACGATGTACGTCGAGAAGTACCTGGTCAACATCCGCCATGTCGAGATCCAGATCCTGTCGGACGGCGACAACGTATTGCACCTCGGCGAACGCGATTGCTCTTCGCAGCGGCGCAACCAGAAACTGGTCGAGGAAAGCCCGTCTCCCGCCTTGTCGACGGCGTTGCGCGACGCCATGGGCGAGGCGGCAGTGCGGCTGTGCCGGCACGTGGGCTACCGTAGCGCCGGCACCATCGAGTGCATCGTCGATCCGGCCGCGCAACGCTTTTACTTCATGGAGATGAACACGCGCGTGCAGGTCGAGCACCCGGTGACCGAATGCGTGACGGGCATCGACGTCGTGAAGGAGCAGATCCGGATCGCGCAGGGCGAACCGCTCGTGATCCGGCAGTCGCAGGTGCAGCTCTCCGGCCATGCGATCGAATGCCGGATCAACGCGGAAGATCCAGCGCGCAACTTCATGCCCAGCCCCGGGCGCGTGGATGCCTTTCGGGTGCCGGGCGGCCCCGGCGTGCGCGTGGATTCGCACGTGTTCTCCGGCTACGTGATTCCGCCGGACTACGACTCGCTCATCGCCAAGCTGATCTGCTGGGGGCGAGACCGCGAAGAAGCCCTCGCGCGCATGCGCCGGGCGCTGACCGAGCTGCGCGTGGACGGCGTGCACACGACCGCGCCGTTCCTCCTTCGGCTGATCGACAGCGCGGCTTTCCGGCAGGGGGCAGTGCACACCCGCTTCGTCGAATCCTTCATCCAGGAAACCAGCTCATGA
- the accB gene encoding acetyl-CoA carboxylase biotin carboxyl carrier protein, with amino-acid sequence MSHGQIDFQDVLQLVELIKASSNFSEIRLRAGDVEVELRRHGAAALGTPPAAPAVKTAPASEPAPALQEVVQSAPALAAQPVASRAPREGTMLVTSPMVGTVYHAPEPGAKPFVSVGQKVSAGDQVCIVEVMKLMNSIPAGCDGIVSEILVADGEPVAFGQALFVIEKQ; translated from the coding sequence GTGAGCCACGGGCAAATCGATTTCCAGGACGTGCTTCAGCTCGTCGAACTCATCAAGGCTTCTTCCAACTTCAGCGAGATTCGCTTGCGTGCAGGTGACGTGGAAGTCGAGTTGCGGCGCCACGGTGCCGCTGCGTTGGGCACGCCACCTGCAGCGCCCGCGGTCAAGACGGCCCCGGCTTCCGAGCCAGCACCCGCCCTGCAGGAAGTGGTGCAGTCCGCACCCGCGCTTGCTGCGCAGCCCGTTGCAAGCCGGGCACCGCGCGAGGGGACGATGCTGGTCACATCGCCGATGGTCGGCACGGTCTATCACGCCCCGGAGCCCGGCGCCAAGCCATTCGTGTCCGTAGGGCAGAAGGTGTCGGCTGGCGACCAGGTCTGCATCGTCGAGGTGATGAAGCTCATGAATTCCATTCCCGCCGGTTGCGACGGCATCGTCAGCGAGATCCTCGTGGCCGATGGCGAACCGGTCGCCTTCGGGCAGGCGCTGTTCGTGATCGAGAAGCAATGA
- a CDS encoding 3-keto-5-aminohexanoate cleavage protein — protein sequence MSEPVIITVAITGALPRKKDTPAVPVTPQEQIESTHEAFEAGASLVHVHVRAEDESPSSDPELFARVQEGVRKHCPGMIVQFSTGGRGRDQAARGSMLHLRPDMASLATGSVNFPTSIYENPPDFVEGLARTMLDHDIKPEIEVFDLAMLYNAANLVKKGLLKERPHVQFVLGIANAMPARRSVFDFLRSELAQVLPDATWVAAGTGRFQWEVNQWCLEAGGHVRTGLEDNIKFDPTRLATSNAELVRKVVEACDRYDRRPATAAEARSILGLPLAA from the coding sequence ATGAGCGAACCCGTCATCATCACCGTCGCGATCACAGGCGCACTGCCGCGAAAGAAGGACACGCCCGCCGTGCCCGTCACGCCGCAGGAGCAGATCGAGTCGACGCACGAGGCCTTCGAGGCGGGCGCCTCGCTCGTGCACGTGCATGTGCGCGCCGAGGACGAGAGTCCGAGCTCCGACCCTGAGCTGTTCGCACGCGTGCAGGAAGGCGTGCGCAAGCACTGCCCGGGGATGATCGTGCAGTTCTCCACCGGTGGGCGTGGCCGCGACCAGGCGGCGCGCGGATCGATGCTGCACTTGCGCCCGGACATGGCTTCGCTCGCGACCGGGTCGGTCAACTTTCCCACCAGCATCTACGAGAACCCGCCTGATTTCGTCGAAGGACTGGCAAGGACCATGCTCGACCACGACATCAAGCCGGAGATCGAGGTGTTCGACCTCGCGATGCTCTACAACGCTGCGAACCTGGTGAAGAAGGGCCTTCTCAAGGAGCGCCCGCACGTGCAGTTCGTGCTTGGCATTGCCAACGCGATGCCTGCGCGGCGCAGCGTGTTCGACTTCCTGCGCTCGGAACTCGCGCAGGTTCTTCCGGACGCGACCTGGGTGGCTGCGGGTACCGGCCGCTTCCAGTGGGAAGTGAACCAGTGGTGCCTGGAAGCCGGCGGGCACGTTCGCACCGGCCTGGAGGACAACATCAAGTTCGACCCGACCCGTCTGGCGACGAGCAACGCGGAACTGGTGCGCAAGGTGGTGGAAGCCTGCGATCGGTACGACCGTCGCCCCGCTACGGCCGCCGAGGCGCGCTCGATCCTCGGCCTCCCGCTCGCAGCATGA
- a CDS encoding SDR family NAD(P)-dependent oxidoreductase, with product MSLVAKPQPASHTRAVIVTGAGRGIGRAIARRFAAAGDAVWFTDLDSDAARAASDAAEGGLCFWARMDVRDPEAIARVVGEVEARRGGVDVLINNAGRMTQGPFQATPAGAFQDMLDVNVGGLFHCVRAVAPRMVERRRGSIINIASVSAQRGGGAVGNVWYGTTKAAVVAMTSGLARELGPSGVRVNAISPGVVETDMVRTFMTPQVRERVLTRFPLGRLATVDDVARMALFLASDEAAFVTGQTVAVDGGFLSN from the coding sequence ATGAGCCTGGTCGCAAAGCCGCAACCCGCGTCCCACACGCGTGCGGTGATCGTCACCGGCGCCGGCCGCGGCATCGGCCGGGCCATCGCGCGGCGGTTCGCAGCCGCCGGAGATGCCGTGTGGTTCACCGATCTGGACAGCGACGCCGCGCGCGCTGCATCGGATGCGGCGGAAGGCGGCCTCTGCTTCTGGGCCCGCATGGATGTGCGAGATCCCGAGGCGATCGCGCGCGTGGTCGGCGAGGTCGAGGCGCGCCGGGGAGGCGTCGACGTGCTGATCAACAACGCCGGGCGGATGACGCAGGGCCCGTTTCAGGCCACGCCGGCGGGCGCGTTCCAGGACATGCTCGATGTGAACGTGGGCGGGCTCTTCCACTGCGTCCGGGCAGTGGCCCCGCGCATGGTGGAGCGTCGGCGTGGGTCCATCATCAACATCGCCTCCGTCTCTGCCCAGCGCGGCGGCGGCGCGGTCGGCAATGTGTGGTACGGCACGACCAAGGCCGCCGTGGTCGCGATGACCTCGGGCCTCGCGCGCGAGCTCGGTCCGTCGGGCGTCCGCGTCAACGCCATCTCGCCCGGGGTCGTGGAGACGGACATGGTGCGCACCTTCATGACACCGCAGGTGAGGGAGAGAGTGCTGACGCGCTTCCCGCTTGGCCGGCTCGCGACGGTCGACGACGTAGCCCGGATGGCGCTGTTCCTCGCTTCCGATGAGGCCGCGTTCGTGACGGGGCAGACCGTGGCGGTGGACGGGGGATTTCTTTCGAACTGA
- a CDS encoding tRNA threonylcarbamoyladenosine dehydratase — MSTVEPAPVVELDDADLARRFGGLERLYGVPGAARIRDAHVLVAGIGGVGSWAVEALARSGVGRLTLIDLDHIAESNINRQIHALDSTIGQAKVEAMRERIAHIHPACEVLAIDDFVEPGNWQALLASAQAANGPVAAVVDACDQVRAKLAMAAWARETGAGFITVGAAGGKRLAHKVDIDDLAAVTHDPLLAQLRQRLRKEHGAPREGRKIGVTCVFSRESVAPPDASCAIEEAGDGSLNCHGYGSVVSVTATFGQCAAGWVLDRIARSGTL; from the coding sequence GTGAGCACCGTCGAGCCTGCGCCTGTCGTCGAACTGGACGACGCCGACCTGGCCCGCCGCTTCGGCGGCCTGGAGCGGCTCTATGGCGTGCCGGGCGCGGCTCGCATCCGCGACGCCCATGTGCTGGTCGCCGGTATCGGCGGCGTCGGCTCCTGGGCTGTCGAGGCGCTCGCGCGCAGCGGCGTCGGGCGGCTGACGCTGATCGACCTCGACCACATCGCCGAGTCGAACATCAACCGCCAGATCCACGCGCTCGACAGCACCATCGGGCAGGCCAAGGTCGAGGCCATGCGCGAGCGCATCGCGCACATCCATCCTGCCTGCGAGGTGCTGGCCATCGACGACTTCGTCGAGCCCGGCAACTGGCAGGCGTTGCTTGCGAGCGCGCAGGCCGCGAACGGCCCGGTGGCCGCCGTCGTCGATGCCTGTGACCAGGTGCGAGCCAAGCTGGCGATGGCCGCATGGGCGCGCGAGACCGGCGCCGGCTTCATCACCGTGGGGGCGGCCGGCGGCAAGCGGCTCGCGCACAAGGTCGACATCGACGATCTCGCCGCGGTGACGCACGATCCGCTGCTGGCGCAACTGCGACAACGGCTGAGGAAGGAACATGGTGCGCCGCGCGAGGGCCGCAAGATCGGCGTGACCTGCGTCTTCAGCCGCGAAAGCGTCGCGCCGCCCGATGCCTCGTGCGCCATCGAAGAGGCAGGCGACGGTTCGCTCAACTGCCATGGCTATGGCTCCGTGGTCAGCGTGACGGCCACCTTCGGGCAGTGCGCGGCGGGCTGGGTGCTGGATCGGATCGCTCGAAGCGGGACGCTATAA
- the ybgF gene encoding tol-pal system protein YbgF: protein MQRVVAPLRGAALAAALLCASFGAQAALFEDDEARRAILDLRQRVEAMRQQAEQRQNEENAQLRRSLLELQTQIEQMRGELQRMTGQNEQLTRTITEMQQRQGEIDDRLRKSEPSKVTVDGREFSADPREKADFEAALGIFRGGQFAQAQTAFAEFVKRYPQSGYNASALFWLGNAQYATRNYSEAIANFRSMLSLAPDHAKAPEAVLSIANCQIELKDTRAARRTLEDLTKAYPQSEAAQAGRERLSRLR from the coding sequence ATGCAAAGAGTCGTTGCCCCGCTGCGCGGCGCGGCCCTGGCCGCTGCCCTGCTGTGCGCCTCCTTCGGCGCGCAGGCCGCGCTGTTCGAGGACGACGAGGCGCGGCGCGCCATCCTCGACCTGCGCCAGCGCGTCGAGGCCATGCGTCAGCAGGCCGAGCAGCGCCAGAACGAGGAAAACGCGCAGCTGCGACGCAGCCTGCTCGAGCTGCAGACGCAGATCGAGCAGATGCGCGGCGAGCTGCAGCGCATGACCGGCCAGAACGAGCAGCTCACGCGCACCATCACCGAGATGCAGCAGCGCCAGGGCGAGATCGACGACCGGCTCAGGAAGAGCGAGCCTTCGAAGGTGACGGTCGACGGGCGCGAGTTCTCGGCCGATCCGCGCGAGAAGGCCGACTTCGAAGCCGCGCTGGGCATCTTCCGCGGCGGCCAGTTCGCGCAGGCGCAGACGGCCTTCGCCGAGTTCGTGAAGCGCTATCCGCAGAGCGGCTACAACGCCTCCGCGCTGTTCTGGCTCGGCAACGCCCAGTACGCCACGCGCAACTACAGCGAGGCGATCGCCAATTTCCGCTCGATGCTGTCCTTGGCGCCCGACCATGCGAAGGCGCCCGAGGCCGTGTTGTCGATCGCCAACTGCCAGATCGAATTGAAGGACACGCGCGCCGCGCGCCGCACGCTGGAAGACCTGACCAAGGCCTACCCGCAGTCCGAGGCGGCGCAGGCCGGCCGCGAGCGTCTCTCGCGACTGCGTTGA
- the pal gene encoding peptidoglycan-associated lipoprotein Pal, with product MLRRTIYSLAIVALIAGCSSGTKLNDAPVVDRSGGTGGSGGGAASGVAPVTIDPNAQTAQGPVGVARIVYFDFDSYTIKPEFQSLIDGHARFLKANPQRRIAIEGHTDERGGREYNLALGQKRSEAVRRALNLLGVSDNQIEAVSFGKEKPAAQGTGEDAWAQNRRAEITYRR from the coding sequence ATGTTAAGACGTACGATTTATTCGCTGGCCATCGTGGCGCTCATCGCCGGGTGCTCGTCCGGCACCAAGCTCAACGATGCGCCGGTGGTGGATCGCTCGGGGGGCACGGGTGGTTCGGGTGGTGGCGCGGCCAGCGGCGTGGCGCCGGTCACCATCGACCCGAACGCCCAGACCGCGCAAGGCCCGGTCGGCGTGGCGCGCATCGTCTATTTCGACTTCGACAGCTACACCATCAAGCCCGAATTCCAGTCGCTGATCGACGGCCATGCCCGCTTCCTGAAGGCGAACCCGCAGCGCCGCATCGCGATCGAAGGCCACACCGACGAGCGCGGCGGCCGCGAGTACAACCTGGCGCTGGGGCAGAAGCGGTCCGAGGCCGTGCGCCGCGCGCTCAACCTGCTCGGCGTGTCGGACAACCAGATCGAAGCCGTGAGCTTCGGCAAGGAAAAGCCGGCCGCCCAGGGCACTGGTGAAGACGCGTGGGCGCAGAACCGCCGCGCCGAGATCACCTACCGTCGATGA
- the tolB gene encoding Tol-Pal system beta propeller repeat protein TolB, whose amino-acid sequence MKKPLQEISPTPSSSFSVRRTLIAALAASPFAPAFAQFRVEVSGVGLTQLPIALVPFRGEDASPQKISAIVQADLERSGQFRGVDASGQSLDESSRPDLSLWRQRTADSLVAGSVTRLADGRFDVKFRLWDVVRGQDLGGQSYTVPQGDLRLAAHRVADYVYEKLTGEKGIFSTRIAYVTKAGNRYNLWVADADGENAQAALASPEPIISPVWSSSGTQLAYVSFESRKPVVYVHSVASGQRRLVANFKGSNSAPAWAPDGNTLAVTLSRDGGSQLYTIPSGGGEPRRLTQSNSIDTEPVYSADGGTIYFVSDRGGAPQIYKMSAGGGNPTRVTFSGTYNISPSVSADGRWLAYISRVGGAFKLHVMELASGNATALTDTTADENPSFAPNSKLIVYATRLGGREALMTTTLDGKIKARLAGQAGDIREPDWGPFQKQ is encoded by the coding sequence ATGAAAAAGCCGTTGCAAGAAATCTCCCCAACCCCTTCTTCATCGTTCTCCGTTCGCCGCACGTTGATTGCGGCTCTGGCTGCCTCCCCCTTCGCTCCTGCGTTCGCCCAATTCCGGGTGGAAGTCTCGGGCGTGGGCCTGACGCAGCTGCCGATCGCGCTCGTGCCGTTCAGGGGTGAAGACGCGTCCCCGCAGAAGATCTCGGCCATCGTGCAGGCCGACCTCGAACGCAGCGGCCAGTTCCGCGGTGTCGATGCCAGCGGCCAGTCGCTCGACGAGAGCTCCCGCCCCGACCTCAGCCTGTGGCGCCAGCGCACGGCCGATTCGCTGGTGGCGGGCAGCGTGACCCGCCTGGCCGACGGCCGCTTCGACGTGAAGTTCCGACTCTGGGACGTGGTGCGCGGGCAGGACCTGGGCGGCCAGAGCTACACCGTGCCGCAGGGCGACCTGCGCCTCGCCGCGCACCGCGTCGCCGACTACGTCTACGAAAAGCTGACCGGCGAGAAAGGCATCTTCTCGACCCGTATCGCCTACGTGACCAAGGCCGGCAACCGCTACAACCTGTGGGTGGCCGACGCCGACGGCGAGAACGCGCAAGCCGCGCTCGCCAGCCCGGAGCCGATCATCTCGCCGGTCTGGTCCTCGAGCGGGACGCAACTGGCCTACGTTTCCTTCGAGTCGCGCAAGCCCGTGGTCTATGTGCACAGCGTGGCCAGCGGGCAGCGGCGGCTGGTGGCCAACTTCAAGGGATCCAACAGCGCACCCGCCTGGGCGCCGGACGGCAACACTCTTGCGGTCACGCTGAGCCGCGACGGCGGCTCGCAGCTCTACACCATCCCCTCCGGCGGCGGCGAGCCGCGCCGGCTCACGCAGAGCAACAGCATCGACACGGAGCCGGTGTACTCTGCCGACGGCGGCACCATCTACTTCGTGAGCGACCGCGGCGGCGCGCCGCAGATCTACAAGATGAGCGCCGGCGGCGGCAACCCGACGCGCGTGACCTTCAGCGGGACCTACAACATTTCTCCGTCCGTCAGCGCCGATGGCCGGTGGTTGGCCTACATCTCGCGGGTAGGCGGCGCCTTCAAACTCCATGTGATGGAACTGGCGTCCGGCAATGCCACGGCGCTTACCGATACCACCGCCGACGAGAACCCCAGTTTCGCCCCCAACAGCAAGCTGATCGTCTACGCCACCCGGCTGGGGGGCCGCGAGGCGCTGATGACGACCACGCTCGACGGAAAAATAAAAGCGCGACTGGCGGGGCAGGCAGGAGATATCCGTGAACCGGACTGGGGTCCGTTTCAAAAGCAATGA